AGGACGTCTATCCCCAGCATCAGTACGTCGAACCGGATGAAGACCAGGAATGGAAGGAACTTGAGGTCCGGCTGCCGCCCTTTCCCGAGGCCGATCAGTTCCGTGCCCTGCCGTCTCAGCTGCCGAATACATCCCTGGAGCTCCAGCTCGACCCCGACTCCATCCGCGTCGACGAAGACGGCGTGATACGTTACCTGCTGCGCATCCAGTCCCCCAGCGGCGCCGGCAACCTGTTCTATGAGGGGCTGCGCTGCAACACCGCCCAGTACCGTACCTATGCCTATGCCACCAGCGCAGAACGCTGGCAGCGCATGCGCGGTGACGACTGGCAGGCCCTGGACGCCGGCGGGACCACCCGTTTCCGGCGTTTTCTGTACCGGCATTATTTCTGCGAGCCGGGCGTCGGGTATCTGTCCGAGGACGAGATCCGCAAGCGGGTCCGCTACGGTGCACCGCTGTTTTACGATGACCCCTGACAAGGACTGCCTGATCCGTTTCCCATGAGCCAGCAAGCCTACGATTCCGCCTCCATCGAGGTCCTGAGCGGCCTCGACCCGGTGCGCAAGCGCCCGGGCATGTACACCGATACCTCCCGTCCCAATCACCTGGCCCAGGAGGTGATCGACAACAGCGTCGACGAGGCCGTGGCCGGTCACGCCAAACGCATCGATGTCACCCTGTACAAGGAC
This sequence is a window from Thiohalobacter thiocyanaticus. Protein-coding genes within it:
- a CDS encoding CNP1-like family protein yields the protein MNSHRIPRIARRAAAVLALFLPGIFVTAQAVDEDVYPQHQYVEPDEDQEWKELEVRLPPFPEADQFRALPSQLPNTSLELQLDPDSIRVDEDGVIRYLLRIQSPSGAGNLFYEGLRCNTAQYRTYAYATSAERWQRMRGDDWQALDAGGTTRFRRFLYRHYFCEPGVGYLSEDEIRKRVRYGAPLFYDDP